The following is a genomic window from Candidatus Binatia bacterium.
GGAGAGCACCTTGTACTTCTCGTTGCGGATATCGTCGGCGTCGGAACTGATCGGCGGCTCCATCGCGACGAGCGCGAGCAGATTAATGACGTGATTCTGAATCATGTCGCGCAGCGCGCCGGCGTTGTCGTAGTAGCCGCCGCGCTCCTCGACGCCGAGCGACTCCGCCGACGTGATCTGCACGCTCTGCACGTAGTTGCGATTCCAGATCGGTTCGAAGATCGTGTTGGCAAAACGCAGCGCGAGGATGTCCTGGACGGGCTCTTTGCCGAGGTAGTGGTCGATTCGGTAGATCTCGTTCTCCGGAAAGACCGCTTCGATCGCCGCCTGCAGCGCGCGCGCCGAAGCGAGATCGGTGCCGAACGGCTTCTCGACGACGATCCGCGTCCAGCCGTCGGCGGATTTGTCGAGCCCCGCCGCCTCGAGGCCTTTGATGATCGCGGGGAAGACCGGCGGCGGCGTCGAGAGATAGAAGAGGTGGTTCCCGGCGGTTGCAAAATCGCGGTCGTTCTGCGCGAGCCGATCTTTCAAAGCGACGAAGTGGCGAGCGTCGCTGAAGTCGGCCGTAAGATAACTGATCCGACGCGCGAAATCGTCCCAGAGCGCTCCCTGCGGCTTGGAGTCGGCGGGCATGAAAAGATCGAGCTGCTGCCGGCAGTACTCGCGAAAACCGTCGTCGTCGTACGGCGTTCTCGCGAAGCCGACGAGCGCGAAATCGGCCGGCAGCGTGCCGCGCAGGCGCATCGCGTAGACTGCCGGTAACAGCATCCGTTTGAATAAATCGCCGCTCGCGCCGAAGAAGACGATGCTGCAGGGGTTGGTGATGCGGTCCGCAGGCAATCCCTCGCGCAGCGGATTGCCCGCGGCGCCGTCGCCGGTCGCCTGCGCCTTCGCGATCGTCTCGTCAGGCATCGCCGGCTATGCGCGTACCGTCAGGGCCCGGTCGACAATGGAGGGCAGCAGCGCGAGCCGCGGAGCGGCGTCGCGCTTGAAGTGGATTCGCACGCCGCGCCGGCCGCGCTTATCGAGCGAGATCCAGTCGCCGAGCGCCTGTGCGGCGAGCAGCGTGCGGAAGCCAACGTTCATTCCGGGAATCATCGGATCGTCGGGATCGTCGGCCGTGATCTGCAGGACGACGCACGTCTCCGGTCCGCCCTTGTGGAGCTGCCCCGTCGAGTGCAGGAACCGCGGGCCGAAGCCGACGGTCGTGGCGACGCGAAACGCATCGCGTATCTTGACGCGCAGATCAGTCAGGAGCGCCTCGTGCGTCGCGTTGCGCGCGATGTAGGCCGTTATCGCCATATAGTCGCCCGGGCGCAGCTGCGCGAAGAGCCCCGCGAGCGCTTCGTCGGGCTGTTTCGCCGAGAGACCGCGGCTTCCCGAGAGGTAGGTTATGTCGAAATCGGCGCCCGCGACGTTCGGTTGCGGCTCGTCGAATTTTCCGTTGCGCGCGTACTGCGCGAGCAGCGCGACGGTGTTATCCTTGGACTCCTGCACGTTGGGCTGGTCGAACGCGTTGATGCCGAGAATCACGCCGGCTGCGGCGACGGCGATCTCCCAGATGTAGAACTGCTCGCCGAGATCGTAGGCGTCGTTCATGTCGAGCCGGATGACGGGATGGCCTGCGCTCTCGAGCGCGTGCAGTTTCGCAGCAACGGTTGGGTCGGGATCGGGCAGGTTCGCGCCGACGTAGGCAAAGACGCGGTCTTGCGAGTAGTTGCCGGGCTCACCGAGCGGCTCGCCTTCGATCGGCACGATGCCCTTGCCGAGTTTGCCGGTCGATTCGGCGACGAGCTGCTCGGCCCACGCGCCGAACGCTTTGACCGAGGGATGCGTGACGATCGTCAGTTTGTCGCGCCCGTTGACGGCCAGGCCGCCGATCGCGGCGCCGAAACGCACGCCCGGCGCCGTGCGCGGGTCGACGGTGCGGTCGTTGGCGTGCATCGCGCCGAGCGCCCGGTCGAGCAAGAGGTTGATGTTGTATCCGGCGATCGCCGACGGCGCGACGCCGACGAACGAGAGGGCCGAATAGCGGCCTCCGATGTTTGGGTCGTTTTCAAAGTCGGCGCGAAAGGCTTCTTGCTGCGCCTCCTTGTCGAGCGTCGTTCCCGGATCGGTGATTGCTACGAAGTTACGTCCGGCGGTCGCCGCACCCGATTCTTTGGAGACCTTCTCGTGAAAGTATGCGTAGAAGGCGTTGGGCTCCGTGGTCGTACCGCTCTTGCTCGAGATGATGAAGAGGGTCGCCGGGATGTGGAGTTCTCCCTCGAGCTCCTTGATCTGTTGCGGGCACGTCGAGTCGAGCACGTGTAAGCGCGGGTAGCCCTTCATCGGGCCGAACGTGTCGGCGAGAATATCGGGCGCGAGCGAACTGCCGCCCATGCCGCAGACGACGGCGGAGTCGAAGTGCTCCTTCGCCTCGCGCGCGAAGGAGCGCAGGCCGGCGACCTCCTCGAGCATGTGCTGCTGGACGTCGAGCCATCCCAGCGACTTCTTGATGATCGCGATCGCGTCCGGATCGGTAGACCAGAGCGTTGCGTCGTGCGCCCAAAGGCGCTTGAGAAAATCGTCAGCGGCGAGGCGATCGAGCGCCGCGTCGAAGTGCGGTTTCGCCTCGCCGAGCGCGAGGTGAACGCGCTCCGCGCCGCCCGACGAGAGGAGTTTTTGCTTGTAGACGATCGCGCCGAGCAGCGCGGCGAAGGAGTCGCTGAAGAGCGTGACGCCCTCGGCCTGTAGATCGTGCGTGACGTCGAAGAGCGAGATCTTCGCCTCCTGCAGGCCGCGCAGCACGTCGACCGCACCGCGCAGATCGCTCTCGACGGTGTCGGGCACGACGTTGCCGTGATCGAGCAACGCGTCGAGCGTAGCGGGCGGCATCGTGTTGACGGTATCGGGTCCTACGACGGTCTCGACGTACATCAGGTCGGGATAGTGCGGATTCTTCGTGGACGTGGACGCCCAGAGCGGCCGCTGGACCGCGCCGCCCTTCGCTTTGAGTTCGGCAAACTCGTCGCCGTAGAAGAGCTCCTTGAACTTTTGATAGGTAATCTTGAGGCCGGCGATCCCGGTCTTGCCGAGCAGGTGCTCGAGCTTCTCGCCTTTCGCGATGCGATCTTGGAGCAGCTTGTCGACGGCCGTGTCGAT
Proteins encoded in this region:
- a CDS encoding bifunctional transaldolase/phosoglucose isomerase, with product MKNQAQQLLDAGQSVWLDNVRRSMFASGELKRLIDNGLRGMTSNPTIFEKAIGAGTDYDEQLRSLIGSEKSADALFWDLAIADIQSACDAFAPVFASSGGNDGFVSLEVSPLLADDSAGTIAMVKELWDRVKRPNVMIKIPGTKAGLPAIEEAIYQGYNINVTLIFSVEMYEKAAMAYIKGLRRRVAEGKPIDKLRSVNSVFVSRIDTAVDKLLQDRIAKGEKLEHLLGKTGIAGLKITYQKFKELFYGDEFAELKAKGGAVQRPLWASTSTKNPHYPDLMYVETVVGPDTVNTMPPATLDALLDHGNVVPDTVESDLRGAVDVLRGLQEAKISLFDVTHDLQAEGVTLFSDSFAALLGAIVYKQKLLSSGGAERVHLALGEAKPHFDAALDRLAADDFLKRLWAHDATLWSTDPDAIAIIKKSLGWLDVQQHMLEEVAGLRSFAREAKEHFDSAVVCGMGGSSLAPDILADTFGPMKGYPRLHVLDSTCPQQIKELEGELHIPATLFIISSKSGTTTEPNAFYAYFHEKVSKESGAATAGRNFVAITDPGTTLDKEAQQEAFRADFENDPNIGGRYSALSFVGVAPSAIAGYNINLLLDRALGAMHANDRTVDPRTAPGVRFGAAIGGLAVNGRDKLTIVTHPSVKAFGAWAEQLVAESTGKLGKGIVPIEGEPLGEPGNYSQDRVFAYVGANLPDPDPTVAAKLHALESAGHPVIRLDMNDAYDLGEQFYIWEIAVAAAGVILGINAFDQPNVQESKDNTVALLAQYARNGKFDEPQPNVAGADFDITYLSGSRGLSAKQPDEALAGLFAQLRPGDYMAITAYIARNATHEALLTDLRVKIRDAFRVATTVGFGPRFLHSTGQLHKGGPETCVVLQITADDPDDPMIPGMNVGFRTLLAAQALGDWISLDKRGRRGVRIHFKRDAAPRLALLPSIVDRALTVRA
- the zwf gene encoding glucose-6-phosphate dehydrogenase is translated as MPDETIAKAQATGDGAAGNPLREGLPADRITNPCSIVFFGASGDLFKRMLLPAVYAMRLRGTLPADFALVGFARTPYDDDGFREYCRQQLDLFMPADSKPQGALWDDFARRISYLTADFSDARHFVALKDRLAQNDRDFATAGNHLFYLSTPPPVFPAIIKGLEAAGLDKSADGWTRIVVEKPFGTDLASARALQAAIEAVFPENEIYRIDHYLGKEPVQDILALRFANTIFEPIWNRNYVQSVQITSAESLGVEERGGYYDNAGALRDMIQNHVINLLALVAMEPPISSDADDIRNEKYKVLSAVDPPDHADVWNMSARGQYGPGAIDGRSVKGYRQEQDVAPDSNTETYAAAKLYVENWRWAGVPFYLRSGKRLPRKLSEIAVTFKPIPHRFYGESTDRIENNVLVIKIEPDEGISLRFEAKVPGPKEHVRSVFMDFNYGSGFGVQSPPAYERLIGDAMLGDQTLFTRWDAVERAWEIVTPILEVWQNTKDFSFPNYSAGSQGPKSADALFPEWRRL